Below is a genomic region from Triticum dicoccoides isolate Atlit2015 ecotype Zavitan chromosome 5A, WEW_v2.0, whole genome shotgun sequence.
GGAGATGGGAGACTCGGAGGATTTATCCCGATACATCCTATTCTCAAAAATCTTAATTTCATTGTTTCCGGTAGTGTAATCAAGCTATATGTGCCATGAACACAACCTAGGATAAGTTCGGTTCTTGTAACTTGTTTCTACCAAACAGTCGACCTCTAAAAAAAGCTATATATAGAGAGAGGGCAAGCGACTGATGGTCTGACAGAATAGTACTATGCTTATACCGTTATACGTATGATGTACTTGGTGTGTAGTATATATTACCAAAAGCGATGGTATGGTGATTGGTGGTGGCTTAGCTAGTCTCGCGGGAACTTGAATAATGGTCTTTAAGTACCAAACTTGCAAACAAACACCATAGGTAGCTAGGTCATTAATGATGATCTTATTCACATTGCTGGCCATTTCCGTATGAAAAACCTTAATTCCTTTAATTCTGACGAACACTTCGGTTAATTCTAATAAACGCTCAAATTTCtcaccagctactaccacgcacaTAGACCAGAGTTACTGTTCTAAAATAAGATGGTGAAATTCATTTATATGGCATGGACGACCATGTATTATCGACTATTTGCACAGTGCATTTTGCACTCAGAGACTCCAGCATCACCCCTCGGTGTTTGTTGTAGCCCGAAGGGAAAACTTGTAATCTCCTAACCTACCCCCATTTCCCTATAAATCAGGAAGACCATCCTCCATTCTAAGAGCCAATTCCTGACATATATGCACGCTTGATTTCtaaatttttttttggaaaaggaggacttccccggcctctgcatcggaaagatgcatacggccacctttATTAAAAAAGCAAATAGGTTCGACATAAGTCTATAATTCTCAAAAAAGCAGCTCATAGAGCGCTGAAGAAGCAAAACAAATGCCACAGCCGGCCGGCAAgagaaagataggaaaactaattgcctatcctattacatgaccgccatctaaACCGGCTGAAGATATCCCGTGCaaccatctcccatcggatagatccagtaaccaaacgctccctggcctccatcggagtgagtaatgCTCACATACGGATCAATGCAATGGCTCAgaatataacctgcaaaaaatgagtgTTGGATGTTCTGTTAAAGactaaatcatttctgcaattccacatAGCCCATAATAACGCACATACTCCAACACGAATGTGTCTTGCTGTATGGGGCTCAATCCTATCCAACCACGTTCCGAATAATGTATTAATATTGTGtggaggagtaatattaaaggctATTGTCACTGATTGCCATAATTTTTTTGCCATAGgacaatcgagaaagaggtgtttaatAGTTTCATCTGTATCACAAAAGCTACACCGACTAGATCCATTCCAGTTGCGTTTAATCaagttgtccttagttaaaatgacttgtttatgcacaaaccacatgaacactttaactctcaaaggaactttgacttgcCATACATGTTGCGACTTTGGAATAGAACTAGAGTTAATGATATCCACGTACATAGATTTAACCGTGGAAACTCCATTCGTCGTAAGTTTCCAACATAACCGATCTGGGCGCTTagaaagttgaacctccatcagtcttctCACAAGATAGAGCCAAGATTCCCAACGGTTACCGGCTAAACCTCTCCTGAAGCTTATATGAAGAGGCGTGAACTGACACATCGTCTGAACGGTCGCATCTCTTCGTTGATTTCCAAACTTGCATTATGTTTTTCTCTTTTCAGAAAGGGATCACCCTGACCTCTGCATCATATGGTGCATACAACCCTTTTCTTAAAGAAAAGAGCTCCTAGACAATGAATGAAAAAAGTTTATGACAAAGCACGACAATGTTAGACGGAAACAAGATTACACAGTTCGTCCACATATGCTACTACCACACAAGCTTAACTGGTTGAACAATCCCCGTGCAACTGTTTCCAGGCGGCCGCACCCAAAGGTTATAGGCTCTTGCGCATCCACACGCTGATGACCACCACATATGGATTGACGAgatagctctgaagataacctgtaATATTTTTGGAATAGATGATCTGTTCAAAATGCACTCATTCCAGCAATTCCAAATTGCCCAAAGAATGACACAATCTCTTTCACGGATTTGGCCCTTCAGATTATGATGCATAAAATCAATTTAGGTAATGTGGATTGTGCATCAAATCAGTGTATGCTAGGTGCCTCACGTTAGGTTGTCCACGTGTGAACACGAGTCTCCCCTTGAAGTTTCCCGCGCACTCTGCATAGGTCATTTTATATCCGTACGTGGGGCCTCAAGTTTATTATCTAGTCTCGATCACTTGACAGTTGTGTAAACCACCCGCCAATTCACTACTTCCTCTGTGCAGAAATATTTACTATTTAATCAAAGTCAAGCTGAGTTGAATACCCTGCCATATAGTAGATATCTTTCACGTGGATATGTTGCTTCGAAGTTTGATTGTACATCAATCAGATCTGACAACGCCGTAGCCTAGTATTTAGATGGCATGATGCTAATGTCATCAATTTCTGTTGTTAGGCGAAGAGAGGAGCTCTACAGTCAGATACTCATTTCGGTCCCCTTTATATTTTGGTACATATTTTTACTAtaattttaactaataaaatagTGAAACTATATTCAAACATGAATCAAGCAATATAATTCTTAGTTACGGACAGATGGCGTGTCGCTCCCACCCTCCCACTTCCCCTTCCTCGGGCGACGAGCGCGAAACAAGGATAAATCCCCAAATTACTCGCCCGCCGCACCTACCTCGCATCAATTCGAGCTCTCCCCACCCCAGCTTCCACCTACCAGCTCTCATGGCAGGGGCGCGCCGTCGCGGGTTGCAGATCCGACGGCTTATGCCCTCGTCTCGGGTGGCGGAGCCACGGGCGCTCCCAACTCCGGGGGCGGTGCTCCTCCCCGAGATCGATCCCAACTCACCGGAGGCTCAACGGGAGATGCGACGAGTGGTGCGGGAGCGGTTCCCCAACCGGGAGGCGTGGGGGGACATCCACCTCGACATCCTTCGTCGTGCGAACTTCGCCGAGCGCGCGCGCTTCATCGGCGATGACGGCTGCATGGATGTGGAGCTCCTCTTCTAGGCGATTTAGGAAGCCGAGTCGCCGGACCCTGCGCAGGCGGCGAAGTGGGCGTTCTTCAAGATGGCGAATCCCTCTCGTCTCAACATCAGGCCACCGTCGGTGGAGGGGATTGCCCGCATTCCGCCGGAGTTCCTCCCCCCAGGGGTGGAGCTGCCCCGCCGTCGTCAGTAATGGATTCCGCGCCCCTCCTGTGCCATCACCGAGCCAtccacccccctccttgtcctggTGAGAAAGGTATGCATAATTTCCGCCTTCCCCGTACATTTCGTTCGCGAATTTTGGCTCTACATTTGCGGAGAACCCAACTCATGAGGCCGACGGGGTGCTTTCCACCTCAATTAGTTGAATCAAATGTGGATGGGATTCTTCCTATTTTGTGCGATATACAAATTGATGCTGCTGCCATTTCTATGGCGTCTAGACATGCGATTAACTCAAATCTAGATGGGATTAGGGGTAAACCAGATGCGACGAATGCTTCTACAAATGATGTTGCCGTTTCTACGGTCAGAAAAACTATGAATATTTTGAATTTAGGTGATAGCCTACTCCATAGCACGGGGGGATTTTGCAAAAAGTCGCCCTCTGTACCTACTCAGATTGCGACAGGTCCCAGTTTCAAAATTCATGAGCTAGGGAGGAAAACGTATTCTCAGGGGGCGCGTTCGCGTGAGCAGGGTGACCTAGAAACTATAGAAGAGCATTTTGGCCAACTTTGGGTCATTCCgtcccctccccgccgccgcctaccCTCTCCACAAACTTCCACTCGTGTCCATACCTCCTCTTCTGGGTTCACTTGCTGGATCCGGAAGGATTTGATTACCAACCACTCGTTTACGGCTGTTGACTGTCATCCGGCACCGCGTCGATCCTTTGATCCAATTCCTAGAACCATCAAGGTGTTGAGGGAGGGTTTGGGCCCTGGATCTCTTTCGTTTGCGGCTGTTGTGAAGCAAGGGAGTACGATGGATGATCGGAGGGGTGCTGGTACGGGATCTGGGGTAGGCGGCCCCTTGAAGACTGCTAACCAGAGAGCTAAcccacaaggggggaggaggcagccATCTGCCACCACCTTGAAGGAACCAATGCCAGCAGCTAAACCCACCAGATCCACGGCTTCTACAGCTGCTTCATCCCAGGTGCAGTCTTCTCAATCGACTGAGGTAGAGATGGAGCAAGTTTTAGATCCTAGGTACAAAGATATGATCTGTTTCAACTGCGGTGGTCCAGGGCATTATGTTGGGAATTGCATTAAACCAAAATCATGCTTCATATGTCAGCAAAATCACAATGTGAACAACCGTGCTGCCTGGACTAAGGTACAACCAACTGCTGCCTTTTTTGGTAGTGGAGCAAGTGGTCTTGGTTTTTACCATGTGGATGTTCCTGTTGCTAATGAATCCAACTGGTTGAACTTCCAAAACTGTGCTGTAGTTAATATTCTCAAAGGTGATGTGGATAAGGAGTTGCTGTTAAGTCTTTTGACTGCTACCTTTTGCAAAAACAGATAATGGCCTTGGCAGATTAGGGGGCTGTCCAATAAGACATTTCTGGTGAGATTTCCACCATGGAAGAAAGTGGAGGATCTCATTGAATTGCCTGGATTTTCTCTGCCTCAAGATGTTTTTGTCATACTTACTGAATTGAAGGGGGCTTGTGACCCATTTGGAGAACTTATTGAGGCATGGGTTTTGATCGAGGGAATCCCACCTAAATGGTGTACCTGGAAGGTTTTTGCCCAAATTGCTTCCCTGTTTGGGGTTCTGACTGATGTAGACTGGAATGGGATGTTTAGGACCTTCTTTGAGAATGTTAGGATTTAAATTGCTTGTAGATACCCCACAAAAATTCCTTTTGAAAGGCTCATTGAGATGAAGAAGTTATTTCTGCTAGGTTTTACTGTGGAGGGCTTTGAACAAGTAGGTGGGGTTGATTCTGTTATTGACATTGAAGATGATGAGGAGTTTGAAGGTGATGGTGCTGCTGAGAGACAGGAGGATGAGGGTGGAGATGGTCATAAGGAGGGTCTGGAGGACTTACATGATAGTGAGGAGGCAATTGATGAGTTAGATAAAGCTAATATGACTAGTATGGGTAAGAATACACAGAAAGGGGTGCAGGCTGGTATGTTTTGCTCTGATTCTAAGCATGAAACCTTTATCCTGGAGTGTGTTAACACTGGTGAAAAGAAATAACTGGTAACTGATAAGAGAACTGACCTTGAGGATTTTTGTCCTTCTGTCCTGGTGGATTCCACTCCATCTAAGTCTGTGGTGAAGTTTGTTGAGGGAAACACTAGTTCTGGGAGGGAGATTGAGAATATGGAATATTGTGAGAGTATCCTTAAATTTGTTGACTTTTCTGAGTCCGAGGAAGAGGACCCCAATGATGATGACCTTGAAACTCTTCCCGCTGAAGCTGTACAGGCTATTCAGACCATTTCTCTAAAAAGATCTCTCATGGAATCTCTTGATCAAGCTCATGGCTCATCAGAGGTTGAGAAAACCAAGTGGGGGCCTATATTGGTTCAGAAGCCTAATACGAGGGGGCATGGCAACTTAAACATCATGGAGAAGGCCGCTGCTTATAAGAGGAAGCAGAATCTGGAAATTCCAAAAAGCTTTAAAGGTACATCATTCACTAACACTAGTCATGACACCTTGCTTGATTAGATGAATAAAATTGATATTTGTATTGGGGGGGATGAAGTTAATAGACTTGAAACCATTGACATTTTGGTTGATGGGGAGAAAGAGAGGTGTTTGGCTTTTGCCAATAATAACCCTGAAATTGTTCTGCCAGATAACTTAGATTTAAACCATGATGAATTGGTTGGGACACCTTTGGATGCTCACCCTCTCAAGCCAGTTGGCACTTCTGATGCTTTGAGGAGAACTCCAAATGTCCCAACCAAAGCTAGGCCTTGTGGCTTGTCTCATCCTTTTAAAGTTGCTTAGATAATGATAGGTCTCATTTGGAATATTAGAGGGCTTGGTAAACCTGGTAAAGTTCAGTGCCTTTGTGAAACCATTGCTAGAGCTAACCCTGATTTTATTGGATTCCAAGAAACTAAGAAAGAGGTTATTTCAGAGGGTTTCCTCAAAGCTATAGACAGAAGTGGCAATTTTGATTGGCATTATTGACCTGCTGTTAATACTGCTGGGGGGATCCTTTTGGGTCTTAGGAAAAGTTTGTTTGATACTGTTGGTTTTATTAACCATGAATTTTTAGTTATTGCCACAGTTAAAAATAAGGGAGATGGTTTTATGTGGCACCTTGTTATTGTTTATGGTTCTGCTTACCCAGAATTCAAGGTAGATTTTGTAGCTGAATTGCATAGTATTGTTGAGTCTGCCTCATATCCTATTTTGATATGTGGAGACTTCAACTTAGTcagaaatgagagtgagaagagtagTGGGCTTGTTAATCATCATACCACTTTTATGTTTAATGATTGGATCAACAGAAGGGGGCTGCTGGAGATTTCTATCTCCAATAGGGGGTTCACTTGGTCTAATAATCAGGATGACCCTGTTTTTGCTGTGTTGGATAGGGTTTTTACTTCTGTGGATTGGGATGCTCATTTCCCACTGTCTTCACTAACTGCTCTCCCTAGAGTGGGGAGTGATCACACTCCTTTGGTCTTAGACACTGGGGGACGTCGATCGTCTAGCCCTAAAATGTTCAGGTTTGAGAAGTGGTGGCTTTCTCAACCTGGGTTTAGTCAGTTAGTTCATGAAACTTGGTCTTCTGTTTCATCATCCACTTCTTCAGTGGATAATTGGTTATCTAAAACCAGACTCCTTCGTAAAATATTAAAATGGTGGGCTATTAATACTGAGGCTGcgatgaaaaaaaagaagaaatctCTCCTTAT
It encodes:
- the LOC119298107 gene encoding uncharacterized protein LOC119298107, whose protein sequence is MEYCESILKFVDFSESEEEDPNDDDLETLPAEAVQAIQTISLKRSLMESLDQAHGSSEVEKTKWGPILVQKPNTRGHGNLNIMEKAAAYKRKQNLEIPKSFKGGKMARYTMCAGTGGGNNQAVENLIFRGPGCSTSPVLKAFGASKRGTA